GGTCTGAAGAAGAAGGGGAAGACTAGAgctcagaagaagaagaaagatgaaaatTCAATGAATGAGGAGACTGAGTAAAGTAAATACGTGCCTTCTCTAACTTTCCCTCGGAAGCAGAGAAGAGAGAAGCTGGACAAACAATTTGGGTATTTCCTAGATGTGCTCAACTAGGTGCATGTTAATCTACCATTCACACTGGTGCTTTCACATATGCCAgtttatgctaaattcttgaaGGAAATATTGTCCAACAAGCGGAAAGTAAAAGAGACATCGgttgtcaagctcacagagcactGTAGTGCTATTCTACAAAATTCGCTCcctcaaaagtgtggagatccagggagttttactataccttgttcTTTAGgaaatatcaagtttaaaaattcTTTGTGTGATTTAGGTACTTCTATCAATcttatgcctttgtctattttcaAGAAATTGAAGGTAGAGATTGG
This region of Nicotiana tomentosiformis chromosome 4, ASM39032v3, whole genome shotgun sequence genomic DNA includes:
- the LOC104086737 gene encoding uncharacterized protein, which translates into the protein MPVYAKFLKEILSNKRKVKETSVVKLTEHCSAILQNSLPQKCGDPGSFTIPCSLGNIKFKNSLCDLGTSINLMPLSIFKKLKVEIGEIRLIHVSLQLADQTAIIPEGIVEDVLVRVDKFFFPVDFIMINM